The Leptidea sinapis chromosome 15, ilLepSina1.1, whole genome shotgun sequence genome window below encodes:
- the LOC126968248 gene encoding cuticle protein 7-like: protein MFKVLLVASFAAVALAQLHGGYQNGYQNGYGVGNIGSSQNIVLHQTHGQVQHAPVISHQPVLVHQPVHYAAPVAHQQEHYAPAHYSFEYNVHDPHTGDIKSQHESREGDAVQGYYSLHEADGTVRRVEYTADAHSGFNAVVHREGHATHAVPAPAYHH from the exons atgtttaag GTACTTTTAGTTGCTTCATTCGCTGCAGTCGCATTGGCACAATTACACGGTGGCTATCAAAATGGATATCAAAATGGCTATGGCGTCGGGAATATAGGATCTTCACAGAACATTGTTCTACACCAGACTCACGGTCAAGTCCAACACGCTCCCGTGATCAGCCACCAGCCTGTCTTAGTTCACCAGCCTGTGCACTACGCTGCTCCTGTCGCCCATCAACAAGAACATTAT GCACCAGCTCACTACTCGTTCGAGTACAACGTACATGACCCTCACACCGGAGACATCAAGTCCCAACATGAGTCTCGCGAGGGTGACGCGGTGCAGGGCTACTACAGTCTGCATGAAGCTGACGGCACTGTCAGACGTGTGGAGTACACGGCTGATGCTCACAGCGG ttttaatgCTGTTGTTCATCGCGAGGGTCACGCCACACATGCAG